A single genomic interval of Robbsia betulipollinis harbors:
- the mltG gene encoding endolytic transglycosylase MltG — protein MSVFTHLFSRARRVVVVLVVLVLVLGAAGGGILYVWANRPMPLAQKELDVTIRPRSSLRAVALQLNQAGVPVNRLLFEVLTRFARLSTALKSGNYAFETGITPYELLLKVARGDVNQYVVTIIEGWDFARMRAEIGQNGHLKHDTAAMSDAQLMTAIGAPGLLPEGRFFPDTYLFPGATSDLDIYRRAYRAAQQRLAEFWQARSPTLPAALAQPYDVLILASLVEKETGKSAERARVAAVFVNRLRIGMPLQTDPSVVYGLGTTFSGRLRKKDLTTDTPYNTYLHNGLPPTPIALPGAAALEAATHPAASPSLYFVARGDGSSEFSSTLTDHNRAVDRYQRGK, from the coding sequence ATGTCCGTTTTTACACATCTGTTCAGCCGCGCGCGGCGGGTCGTCGTGGTGCTGGTGGTGCTCGTCCTGGTGCTGGGGGCTGCTGGCGGGGGCATCCTGTACGTCTGGGCCAACCGGCCGATGCCGCTGGCGCAAAAGGAACTGGACGTGACGATCCGTCCGCGCAGTTCGCTGCGCGCGGTCGCCCTGCAGCTGAACCAGGCCGGGGTGCCGGTCAACCGGCTTCTGTTCGAGGTATTGACGCGTTTCGCGCGACTGTCGACCGCGTTGAAATCCGGAAACTATGCGTTCGAAACCGGCATCACGCCGTATGAGCTGTTGTTGAAGGTGGCGCGCGGGGACGTCAACCAGTACGTCGTGACCATCATCGAGGGCTGGGACTTTGCCCGCATGCGTGCCGAGATCGGCCAGAACGGCCATCTGAAGCACGATACGGCGGCCATGAGCGACGCGCAGCTGATGACGGCGATCGGTGCCCCCGGTCTGCTGCCCGAAGGGCGATTCTTCCCCGACACCTACCTGTTTCCCGGCGCGACCAGCGATCTCGACATCTATCGCCGGGCGTATCGCGCCGCGCAGCAGCGGCTCGCCGAATTCTGGCAGGCGCGCTCGCCCACGTTGCCTGCGGCGCTCGCGCAACCGTACGACGTGCTGATTCTCGCGTCCCTGGTGGAAAAGGAAACCGGCAAGTCCGCCGAACGCGCCCGGGTGGCGGCGGTCTTCGTGAACCGTCTGCGGATCGGCATGCCCCTGCAGACCGACCCGAGCGTGGTCTATGGCCTGGGTACGACGTTCTCGGGGCGGCTGCGCAAGAAGGATCTGACGACCGACACGCCGTACAATACCTATCTTCACAACGGCCTGCCGCCGACGCCGATCGCCTTGCCGGGGGCCGCCGCGCTGGAGGCCGCGACGCATCCGGCGGCGTCGCCGTCGCTGTACTTCGTGGCCCGGGGAGACGGCAGCAGCGAGTTCTCCAGCACGCTGACCGACCATAATCGCGCAGTCGATAGATACCAGAGGGGAAAGTAA
- a CDS encoding DNA polymerase III subunit delta', whose amino-acid sequence MLPGAASALYPWQQAAWHALGDLRARWPHALLIHGQAGIGKTRFARQLAKALLCEGAQADARPCGACLACHWFEQGNHPDLRAVFPENLAPEPSEGDASAEATEGDTAARTAGTGGKSGASKAPSKEIKVEQVRSLLEFCGIGAHRSGHRVVLLYPAEALNAASSNALLKTLEEPPEGVVFLIVTSRIERLLPTIVSRCRQWPLGTPAAAPATAWLAAQGVSDAAAALAQAGGAPLAALEAEGGGDGAHRQFVLTQLAAGERCDAFACGETLQKVAVPMVLGWLQRWLYDLLSLRLAGTVRYYPNQQAALARCVAAADTVGLARMNQELARQRATEQHPLNARLVCEALFVRYRELFSGASR is encoded by the coding sequence ATGCTACCCGGCGCGGCGTCCGCGCTTTACCCGTGGCAGCAGGCGGCATGGCACGCGCTCGGAGACCTGCGCGCGCGCTGGCCGCACGCCTTGTTGATTCACGGGCAGGCCGGCATCGGCAAGACGCGTTTCGCGCGCCAACTGGCGAAAGCGCTGCTGTGCGAGGGCGCGCAGGCCGATGCGCGGCCTTGCGGCGCATGTCTGGCCTGCCACTGGTTCGAACAGGGCAACCATCCGGACTTGCGTGCCGTGTTCCCGGAAAACCTTGCCCCGGAACCATCGGAGGGCGACGCGAGCGCCGAGGCCACGGAGGGCGATACGGCCGCCAGGACGGCGGGCACGGGTGGCAAGAGCGGCGCGAGCAAGGCACCCAGCAAGGAGATCAAGGTCGAGCAGGTCCGCTCGCTGCTCGAGTTCTGCGGCATCGGTGCGCACCGCAGCGGGCACCGCGTCGTGTTGCTGTATCCGGCCGAGGCGCTGAATGCCGCGTCGTCGAACGCGCTGCTGAAGACGCTCGAGGAACCGCCCGAGGGGGTCGTGTTTCTCATCGTGACCTCGCGCATCGAGCGTCTGCTGCCCACGATCGTCAGCCGGTGCCGGCAATGGCCGTTGGGCACGCCCGCTGCCGCGCCGGCGACCGCGTGGCTGGCGGCACAGGGGGTGAGCGACGCGGCCGCGGCGCTCGCCCAGGCCGGTGGCGCGCCACTCGCGGCGCTCGAGGCCGAGGGCGGCGGCGATGGCGCCCATCGCCAGTTCGTGCTGACGCAGCTTGCCGCGGGCGAACGGTGCGACGCCTTCGCCTGTGGCGAGACCTTGCAGAAAGTCGCCGTGCCGATGGTATTGGGCTGGCTGCAGCGATGGTTGTACGACTTGCTGAGCCTGCGTCTGGCCGGCACCGTCCGCTATTATCCGAATCAGCAGGCGGCGCTCGCGCGGTGCGTCGCCGCGGCCGATACCGTCGGGCTGGCCCGCATGAACCAGGAGCTGGCCCGACAGCGGGCGACCGAGCAGCATCCGCTCAACGCGCGTCTGGTGTGCGAGGCGCTGTTCGTGCGCTATCGCGAACTCTTTTCCGGCGCGAGCCGCTGA
- the tmk gene encoding dTMP kinase has translation MRAQGKFITFEGIDGAGKTTHLDGFRARLEARLHAENRQVVLTREPGGTPLGETLRDVLLHQPMHLETEALLMFAARREHLAAVIRPALERGDWVLCDRFTDASFAYQGGGRGLALDKLEALERWVQGSFTPDLTILFDVPVDTALARRQAARAPDRFERESVAFFERTRGEYLRRAAQSPERFRVIDASRGIDAIRRDLEVIVTHA, from the coding sequence ATGCGTGCGCAGGGAAAATTCATCACGTTCGAAGGCATCGACGGCGCGGGCAAGACCACGCATCTCGACGGGTTCCGCGCGCGCCTCGAGGCGCGCCTGCACGCCGAGAACCGTCAGGTGGTGCTGACGCGGGAGCCGGGCGGCACGCCGCTGGGCGAGACGCTGCGGGATGTGCTGCTGCACCAGCCGATGCATCTGGAGACCGAGGCGCTGCTGATGTTCGCCGCGCGGCGCGAACATCTCGCCGCGGTGATCCGGCCGGCGCTGGAACGCGGCGACTGGGTGCTGTGCGATCGCTTTACCGATGCGAGTTTCGCCTATCAGGGAGGCGGCCGGGGGCTGGCCCTGGACAAGCTCGAGGCGCTCGAACGCTGGGTGCAGGGGAGCTTCACCCCGGATCTGACGATTCTGTTCGACGTGCCCGTGGATACCGCGCTGGCGCGCCGTCAGGCCGCGCGCGCGCCCGACCGCTTCGAGCGCGAGTCCGTGGCGTTCTTCGAGCGCACCCGGGGCGAATACCTGCGTCGCGCCGCGCAATCGCCCGAGCGCTTCAGGGTGATCGACGCGAGCCGCGGTATCGACGCGATCCGCCGCGATCTCGAAGTCATCGTGACGCACGCGTAG
- a CDS encoding PaaI family thioesterase — MPPTPPPPTGNDTPFLDALGVEVIRADRTGSELRMQLDERHFNRWAVAHGGVTMTLLDAALALAARHAGEVERSLVTVEMTVTFMQPGRGALRALGRLLHRSTTMAFCEGEVLDAQGALVAKALGTFKYLRRLPVGRDVATERHSSGSSASSGPPAVLQAERSGSA; from the coding sequence ATGCCGCCGACCCCGCCACCGCCCACGGGCAACGACACGCCCTTTCTCGATGCTCTCGGCGTCGAGGTGATCCGCGCCGACCGGACGGGCAGCGAACTGCGCATGCAACTCGACGAGCGTCATTTCAACCGCTGGGCGGTCGCCCACGGCGGTGTCACGATGACGCTGCTGGATGCCGCGCTCGCGCTTGCCGCCCGGCACGCGGGCGAAGTCGAACGCAGCCTCGTCACGGTGGAGATGACCGTTACTTTCATGCAGCCGGGGCGCGGCGCGCTGCGTGCGCTCGGCCGGCTGCTGCACCGCTCGACGACGATGGCGTTCTGCGAGGGCGAGGTGCTGGATGCGCAGGGTGCGCTGGTCGCGAAGGCACTGGGAACGTTCAAATACCTGCGCCGTTTGCCGGTCGGCCGGGACGTGGCGACCGAGCGGCATTCGTCAGGCTCGTCGGCTTCGTCGGGCCCGCCCGCCGTGCTTCAGGCGGAGAGATCCGGTAGTGCATAG
- a CDS encoding ankyrin repeat domain-containing protein: MHSSFNVFSISRKPARWLAAACLALTVAGVSAPVSAAPLDTMIKAAKFNDVSAVRKMLARGVDPNAVDNQGMPLLLLAAREKSNDVAILLMQDKRTDIDKLDPAGENAMMLAAIAQDTPLVKALIDKGAEVNKKGWTPLHYAASIGDDEIVKILLEASAYIDAASPNGTTPLMMAARGGHASTINLLIEQGADPTLKNQIGMSAVDFAKHYNEKDGVDALAGKAEAWQASHAAGASGVRAQ; this comes from the coding sequence ATGCATTCCAGCTTCAACGTTTTCTCCATTTCCCGCAAGCCGGCGCGCTGGCTCGCGGCGGCGTGTCTCGCACTGACGGTGGCCGGCGTGTCGGCGCCCGTCAGCGCCGCGCCGCTCGACACGATGATCAAGGCCGCGAAATTCAACGACGTGTCCGCCGTGCGCAAGATGCTCGCGCGCGGCGTCGATCCGAACGCCGTCGATAACCAGGGCATGCCGCTGCTGCTGCTGGCGGCGCGCGAGAAATCGAACGACGTCGCGATCCTTCTGATGCAGGACAAGCGCACCGACATCGACAAGCTCGATCCGGCCGGCGAGAACGCGATGATGCTCGCGGCCATCGCGCAGGACACGCCGCTGGTCAAGGCGCTGATCGACAAGGGTGCCGAGGTGAACAAGAAGGGCTGGACGCCGCTGCATTACGCAGCCAGCATCGGCGACGACGAAATCGTGAAGATCCTGCTCGAAGCGTCCGCCTACATCGACGCCGCTTCGCCGAACGGCACGACGCCGCTGATGATGGCGGCGCGTGGCGGCCACGCGTCCACGATCAACCTGCTGATCGAGCAGGGCGCGGACCCGACCCTGAAGAATCAAATCGGCATGAGCGCCGTCGATTTCGCCAAGCATTACAACGAGAAAGATGGTGTCGACGCATTGGCCGGCAAGGCGGAGGCCTGGCAGGCCAGCCACGCGGCGGGTGCGAGCGGCGTGCGCGCGCAATAA
- a CDS encoding Dabb family protein, with protein MLHHIVMWKLKERAEGQDRMANVAQMRRLLEGCSAVVPGIGRFEVGQAAPGLGSTFDLVLYSEFEDAAALAAYQHHPQHEAVVPFIRAVTETRQCVDYVL; from the coding sequence ATGCTGCATCACATCGTCATGTGGAAGTTGAAGGAGCGGGCCGAGGGGCAGGACAGGATGGCGAACGTCGCGCAGATGCGCCGTCTGCTCGAAGGCTGTAGCGCGGTGGTGCCGGGGATCGGCCGCTTCGAGGTGGGACAGGCGGCGCCCGGCCTGGGTTCGACGTTCGACTTGGTGCTGTACTCGGAGTTCGAGGATGCGGCCGCGCTCGCGGCCTACCAGCACCATCCGCAGCACGAGGCGGTGGTGCCGTTCATCCGCGCGGTGACCGAAACGCGGCAGTGCGTCGATTACGTGCTTTGA
- a CDS encoding mechanosensitive ion channel family protein, with the protein MKLLDIATRITEAPLNSWPGVLALTVVMLLFALAGHRLGAHLLRRITRPYVTMGMVVRFIDRPAQLAVTILLLQLVWWNAADDLVLINPLRRLSGLVLIGSLTWLAVRSVAALVQGVMILNPLDTEDNLRTRALHTQVHVLGRCVMGTIVVIGVGAMLMTIPNVRQIGTSLLASAGVAGLVAGIAARPVLGNLIAGLQIAISQPVRIDDVVVIQGEWGRVEAITGSYIAVRIWDQRRLIVPLQWFIENSFQNWTRNSAEIIGSVFLWVDFRLPLDPVRHELVRLCEAASEWDGRVQVLQVTDTSERAMQLRILVSSPDSPRNFDLRCKVREGLLDFIQREFPACLPRERTEWHASDAASGTMRGTDPLDSSARDASPFAPSRHEPDLGASAAAASRLSSLPSSPKV; encoded by the coding sequence ATGAAACTGCTGGATATCGCTACGCGGATTACCGAAGCGCCGTTGAATTCCTGGCCGGGCGTGTTGGCGCTGACGGTCGTCATGCTGCTTTTCGCGCTCGCCGGCCACCGGCTCGGCGCGCACCTCCTGCGGCGGATCACGCGGCCGTACGTGACGATGGGCATGGTGGTGCGGTTCATCGACCGCCCCGCGCAGCTTGCCGTCACGATCCTGCTTCTGCAACTGGTCTGGTGGAACGCGGCGGACGATCTCGTGTTGATCAACCCGCTGCGGCGGCTCTCGGGGCTCGTGCTGATCGGCAGTCTGACGTGGCTGGCGGTGCGCAGCGTCGCGGCGCTCGTCCAGGGCGTGATGATCCTCAACCCCCTGGACACCGAGGACAATCTGCGCACCCGCGCCCTGCATACGCAGGTGCATGTGCTGGGCCGCTGCGTGATGGGAACGATCGTCGTGATCGGCGTGGGGGCGATGCTGATGACCATACCGAACGTACGGCAGATCGGCACCAGCCTGCTGGCCTCCGCGGGGGTGGCCGGCCTGGTTGCGGGTATCGCGGCGCGGCCGGTGCTGGGAAACCTGATCGCCGGTCTGCAGATCGCCATCTCGCAGCCGGTGCGCATCGACGACGTGGTCGTCATCCAGGGCGAGTGGGGCCGGGTGGAGGCGATCACCGGCAGTTATATCGCCGTGCGGATCTGGGACCAGCGCCGGCTGATCGTGCCGTTGCAGTGGTTCATCGAAAACTCGTTCCAGAACTGGACACGCAACAGCGCCGAGATCATCGGCAGCGTTTTTTTATGGGTCGATTTTCGCCTGCCGCTCGACCCCGTGCGGCACGAACTGGTGCGCCTGTGCGAAGCGGCATCCGAATGGGACGGCCGCGTGCAGGTGTTGCAGGTCACCGATACGAGCGAACGCGCGATGCAGCTGCGCATACTCGTCAGTTCGCCGGACTCGCCCCGCAACTTCGATCTGCGCTGCAAGGTGCGGGAAGGTCTGCTCGATTTCATCCAGCGGGAGTTCCCCGCCTGTCTGCCGCGCGAGCGGACCGAATGGCACGCATCGGACGCGGCGTCGGGGACCATGCGGGGCACCGACCCGCTCGATTCGTCCGCACGGGACGCGTCGCCTTTCGCGCCGTCCCGGCACGAGCCCGATCTCGGCGCTTCCGCCGCGGCTGCGTCACGTCTGTCCAGCCTGCCGTCGTCGCCGAAGGTCTGA
- a CDS encoding TatD family hydrolase, producing MFVDSHCHINLPGLGERLPELLARMHAQQVTHALCVCVDLETLPQVLAVADAYENVFASVGVHPDHENVEEPDVDRLIVLSAHPKVVAIGETGLDYYRLDGRTLDQMAWQRQRFRTHIRAARVSGKPLIIHTRAAAEDTLRIMREEGAGEIGGVMHCFTESWEIAEAALALNFHISLSGIVTFKNALALQDVARRVPRERLLIETDSPYLAPVPYRGKTNEPSYVADVGRFVAALRGVTPEALGRTTSDNFFRLFASTAAVVKAPDAPH from the coding sequence GTGTTTGTCGATTCGCACTGCCATATCAATCTTCCCGGACTGGGCGAGCGTCTTCCCGAACTGCTCGCGCGAATGCACGCGCAGCAGGTGACGCATGCATTGTGCGTCTGTGTCGACCTGGAGACCCTGCCGCAGGTGCTGGCCGTCGCCGACGCGTACGAGAATGTGTTCGCATCGGTCGGCGTGCATCCCGATCACGAAAACGTCGAGGAGCCCGACGTCGACCGGCTGATCGTCCTGTCCGCCCATCCGAAGGTGGTCGCGATCGGCGAGACGGGCCTGGATTATTATCGTCTCGACGGGCGCACGCTGGACCAGATGGCGTGGCAGCGGCAACGTTTTCGCACGCATATCCGCGCCGCACGCGTCAGTGGCAAACCGCTGATCATTCATACCCGGGCGGCGGCGGAGGATACGTTGCGTATCATGCGCGAGGAAGGTGCCGGCGAGATCGGCGGCGTCATGCACTGCTTCACCGAAAGCTGGGAGATCGCCGAGGCCGCGCTAGCCCTGAACTTTCATATTTCGCTGTCGGGCATCGTCACCTTCAAGAACGCGCTGGCCCTGCAGGACGTGGCGCGCCGCGTGCCGCGCGAGCGCTTGCTGATCGAGACCGATTCGCCGTATCTGGCACCGGTGCCCTATCGCGGCAAGACGAACGAGCCATCGTACGTCGCCGACGTCGGGCGGTTCGTCGCCGCGCTGCGCGGGGTGACGCCCGAGGCGCTGGGGCGCACCACGAGCGACAATTTCTTTCGTTTGTTCGCGAGCACGGCGGCCGTCGTGAAGGCGCCGGACGCGCCGCACTGA
- a CDS encoding YgfZ/GcvT domain-containing protein: MTSRLAPIAPFAASAAADAPDAVSTAAAIAPRGAYALLDQFGILDATGPDAADFLHKQLTNEVAHLGPDAAALGGLCSPKGRLIASFLYWRETVAAQPDAPAGSERVRLVLAADIREAIQKRLSMFVLRAKVALGDATPTLALLGLTARTDDAAALLSTLGAHFGTVPETVRERREGAVGTLIRLPDAAGYLRFLWALPRPACDALRPALDETLAPMSAAHWDWLDVQSGEPRITAATQDRFVPQMVNFEAIGGVNFRKGCYPGQEIVARSQYRGTVKRRATLGHAAAAQAGDEVFDAGDPLQPCGHVVNAAPAPGGGVDCLVELKLSLLADASVHVGSVAGPRLTVRGLPYALPDLSA, encoded by the coding sequence ATGACTTCACGCCTTGCTCCGATTGCCCCTTTCGCGGCTTCCGCTGCCGCCGACGCGCCCGACGCCGTCAGCACCGCCGCAGCGATCGCGCCGCGTGGCGCGTACGCGCTGCTCGACCAGTTCGGCATCCTCGACGCCACCGGTCCCGATGCCGCCGACTTCCTGCACAAGCAGTTGACGAACGAGGTCGCCCACCTCGGCCCCGACGCCGCGGCGCTCGGCGGTCTGTGTTCGCCGAAAGGCCGCCTGATCGCCTCCTTCCTCTATTGGCGCGAGACCGTTGCGGCGCAGCCCGACGCGCCCGCGGGCAGCGAACGCGTGCGGCTGGTGCTGGCGGCCGACATTCGCGAAGCCATCCAGAAACGCCTGTCGATGTTCGTGCTGCGGGCGAAAGTCGCCCTCGGCGACGCGACGCCCACGCTCGCGCTGCTGGGACTGACCGCCCGAACGGACGATGCCGCGGCGCTATTGAGCACGCTGGGCGCGCATTTCGGCACGGTGCCCGAGACTGTGCGAGAGCGCCGCGAGGGCGCCGTCGGCACCCTGATCCGGCTACCGGACGCGGCGGGATATCTGCGTTTCCTGTGGGCGCTGCCGCGCCCGGCGTGCGATGCGCTGCGGCCGGCGCTGGACGAGACGCTCGCGCCGATGTCGGCCGCGCACTGGGACTGGCTCGACGTCCAGAGCGGCGAGCCGCGCATCACCGCGGCGACGCAGGACCGCTTCGTACCGCAGATGGTCAATTTCGAGGCGATCGGGGGCGTCAACTTCCGCAAGGGATGCTACCCGGGGCAGGAAATCGTCGCGCGCAGCCAGTATCGCGGCACCGTCAAGCGCCGCGCGACGCTGGGCCACGCCGCGGCCGCGCAAGCGGGCGACGAAGTGTTCGACGCCGGCGACCCGCTGCAACCCTGCGGCCATGTCGTCAATGCCGCGCCCGCGCCGGGTGGCGGCGTCGACTGCCTGGTGGAATTGAAGCTGTCGCTCCTGGCGGACGCGAGCGTGCACGTCGGCAGCGTGGCGGGGCCGCGCCTGACGGTTCGCGGCCTCCCCTATGCACTACCGGATCTCTCCGCCTGA
- the otsA gene encoding alpha,alpha-trehalose-phosphate synthase (UDP-forming), with translation MSRLVVVSNRVATPTESKGSAGGLAVGVFGALKDTGGVWFGWSGEIVGEGTANAGPEIVQDGAVTFATVGLSRRDYDQYYRGFSNAMLWPVFHYRNDLARYDRQEYAGYRRVNAWLAQQLLPLLKPDDVIWVHDYHLIPFAEALRLAGVKNRIGFFLHIPFPAPQVLLNVPPHDELVKSLCCYDVVGFQTESDLVAFGDYIVRQAHGTVSRDGRTVDAYGRSLRAGVYRIGVFPDDIAAQAKRFETRKDVRELKASLKDRKLIMSVDRLDYSKGIAERFRAFERLLETAPELQGAVSLVQVAPPTRADVQSYQHIRQNLEYEAGRINGRFSGLDWTPIRYLNRRYDRWVLMSLFRASQVGFVTPLRDGMNLVAKEYVAAQDPDDPGVLVLSRFAGAAAELDAALIVNPHDILDMSEALQRALTMPLEERQDRHRKMLAALRRNDLGVWRDTFLVDLRAVRPGMP, from the coding sequence ATGAGTCGTCTCGTCGTTGTTTCCAATCGTGTCGCCACGCCCACCGAAAGCAAGGGTTCCGCAGGCGGTCTCGCCGTCGGCGTCTTTGGCGCGCTCAAGGATACGGGAGGTGTCTGGTTCGGCTGGAGTGGCGAAATCGTCGGCGAAGGCACCGCCAATGCCGGTCCCGAGATCGTCCAGGACGGCGCCGTAACCTTCGCCACCGTCGGCCTGTCCCGGCGCGATTACGACCAGTACTACCGCGGCTTCTCGAACGCCATGTTGTGGCCGGTGTTCCATTACCGCAATGACCTGGCGCGTTACGACCGGCAGGAGTACGCCGGGTATCGCCGGGTCAATGCCTGGCTCGCGCAACAACTGCTGCCGCTGCTCAAGCCCGATGACGTCATCTGGGTACACGATTACCATCTGATTCCGTTCGCCGAGGCGCTGCGGCTCGCGGGTGTGAAGAATCGCATCGGCTTCTTCCTGCACATCCCGTTTCCGGCGCCACAGGTATTGCTGAACGTCCCGCCTCACGACGAACTCGTGAAGTCCCTTTGCTGCTACGACGTGGTGGGGTTCCAGACCGAATCCGATCTGGTCGCGTTCGGCGATTACATCGTCCGTCAGGCCCACGGCACTGTTTCCAGGGACGGGCGCACCGTCGACGCGTATGGCCGCTCGTTGCGTGCGGGCGTCTATCGGATCGGCGTTTTCCCCGACGACATCGCCGCGCAGGCGAAGCGTTTCGAGACGCGCAAGGACGTGCGCGAACTCAAGGCCAGCCTGAAGGACCGCAAGCTCATCATGAGCGTCGATCGCCTCGATTATTCCAAAGGCATCGCCGAACGGTTCCGGGCATTCGAACGTCTGCTGGAAACCGCGCCGGAATTGCAGGGAGCGGTGTCGCTGGTGCAGGTCGCGCCGCCCACGCGCGCGGACGTGCAAAGCTACCAGCATATTCGCCAGAACCTGGAATACGAGGCGGGACGCATCAATGGCCGTTTTTCGGGACTCGACTGGACACCCATCCGCTATCTGAACCGACGCTACGACAGATGGGTGCTGATGTCGCTGTTCCGCGCGTCGCAGGTGGGGTTCGTCACGCCCCTGCGCGACGGTATGAATCTGGTCGCGAAGGAGTATGTCGCGGCGCAGGACCCGGATGATCCGGGTGTGCTCGTGCTGTCTCGATTCGCGGGTGCCGCCGCGGAACTCGATGCCGCGCTGATTGTCAATCCGCACGACATTCTCGACATGTCCGAAGCATTGCAGCGGGCTCTGACGATGCCGCTCGAAGAACGGCAGGACCGCCACCGCAAAATGCTCGCCGCATTGCGCAGGAATGACCTGGGGGTATGGCGCGATACCTTCCTTGTGGACCTGCGCGCGGTACGCCCCGGCATGCCGTAG
- a CDS encoding glycosyltransferase family 4 protein: MRIAQIAPLTESVPPTMYGGTERIVSYTTEALVELGHEVTLFATGDSTTRAQLEAVWPRALRRDPCIRDPIAPHMLMLERVRQLAGDFDVLHSHLHFYPFSIFKRQETPFVTTLHGRLDLPEHQSLYGAFEDLSLISLSNAQRRYLPNAHWVGNVPYGLPENLYRPYGGKPSYLAFLGRISPEKRVDRAIAIAAQCGLPIRIAAKVDLADKVYFDTEIAPLLRQPHVEYVGEIRDSQKAEFLSGAHALLCPIDWPEPFGLAMLEAMACGTPVIAFKRGAVAEVIDDGVTGFVVEDEIGAIAAVDRLENLSRPAIRRHFEQHYTARRMAGDYVDVYQRVLRAQRKSQLRLVTD; encoded by the coding sequence ATGAGAATCGCACAGATCGCGCCGTTGACCGAGTCGGTCCCTCCGACCATGTACGGCGGCACCGAGCGGATCGTCTCCTACACGACCGAGGCACTGGTCGAGCTGGGGCACGAGGTGACGCTTTTCGCGACCGGTGACTCGACGACTAGAGCGCAGCTCGAGGCGGTCTGGCCGCGCGCGTTACGCCGCGACCCCTGCATCCGCGATCCGATCGCGCCGCACATGCTGATGCTCGAACGCGTGCGTCAGCTGGCGGGCGACTTCGACGTACTGCATTCGCACCTGCATTTCTACCCGTTCTCGATTTTCAAGCGTCAGGAGACGCCGTTCGTCACGACCCTGCATGGCCGGCTCGATCTGCCCGAGCACCAGAGTCTGTATGGCGCATTCGAGGATCTTTCGCTGATTTCGCTGTCCAATGCGCAACGCCGCTATCTGCCGAATGCGCACTGGGTCGGCAACGTGCCGTACGGTTTGCCGGAAAACCTGTACAGGCCGTACGGCGGCAAACCGTCCTACCTCGCCTTTCTCGGGCGCATCTCGCCCGAGAAGCGGGTCGACCGGGCCATCGCGATCGCCGCGCAGTGCGGCTTGCCGATCCGCATCGCGGCGAAGGTGGATCTCGCCGACAAGGTGTACTTCGACACCGAGATCGCGCCCCTGCTGCGCCAGCCGCATGTCGAGTACGTCGGCGAGATCCGCGACAGTCAGAAGGCCGAGTTCCTGTCCGGCGCGCATGCGCTGCTTTGTCCGATCGACTGGCCGGAGCCGTTCGGCCTCGCGATGCTGGAAGCGATGGCGTGCGGTACGCCCGTGATCGCTTTCAAGCGCGGCGCCGTCGCGGAAGTGATCGACGATGGCGTGACCGGCTTCGTCGTCGAGGATGAAATCGGTGCGATCGCGGCGGTGGACCGGCTGGAGAATCTGTCTCGGCCGGCGATTCGACGGCATTTCGAGCAGCACTATACCGCCAGGCGGATGGCGGGGGATTACGTCGACGTCTATCAGCGCGTGTTGCGTGCGCAGCGCAAGTCGCAACTGCGACTGGTGACGGACTGA
- a CDS encoding GNAT family N-acetyltransferase, translated as MEHHFRDARQEDLPAIVAIYNSTVASRAVTADLDPVPVESRQGWFDAHTPQRRPLWVAERAGAVTGWLSLSDFYGRPAYAASVEVSIYLAADARGRGLGRAFLERAIAQAPALGVRTLLGFIFGHNEASRALFRRHGFDDWGFLPRVAALDGVERDLVIVGRRI; from the coding sequence ATGGAACATCATTTTCGGGATGCCCGGCAGGAGGATCTGCCGGCGATCGTCGCCATCTACAATTCCACCGTGGCGTCACGTGCGGTGACGGCGGACCTGGATCCGGTTCCGGTGGAGAGCCGGCAGGGCTGGTTCGACGCGCACACGCCGCAGCGCCGGCCGCTCTGGGTCGCCGAGCGTGCCGGCGCGGTAACCGGCTGGCTCAGCCTGTCCGATTTCTATGGACGCCCGGCCTATGCCGCCAGCGTCGAGGTCAGTATCTATCTGGCGGCGGACGCGCGCGGCCGGGGTCTCGGGCGCGCGTTCCTGGAGCGCGCCATCGCGCAGGCGCCGGCGCTGGGCGTGCGGACCCTGCTGGGTTTCATCTTCGGCCATAATGAAGCGAGCCGCGCCTTGTTCCGCAGGCATGGTTTCGACGATTGGGGCTTTCTGCCCCGGGTCGCCGCGCTCGACGGCGTCGAGCGCGACCTGGTGATCGTCGGGCGTCGTATCTAG